The proteins below are encoded in one region of Nitrospira sp. SG-bin1:
- a CDS encoding 3-deoxy-7-phosphoheptulonate synthase (catalyzes the formation of 3-deoxy-D-arabino-hept-2-ulosonate 7-phosphate from phosphoenolpyruvate and D-erythrose 4-phosphate), with the protein MIIVLKPEASESEVDHIIDRLRDLGLKSQISTGQERTIIGVIGDDRILHNQPLTALPGVESVLPILAPWKLVSREFKKEATIIDVGGVKIGANKLAIMAGPCAVERLELTVGIAHEVKAAGATILRGGAYKPRTSPYSFQGLGREGLDYLVEARKQTGLPVVSEILDTRDIELFLEKADIIQIGARNMQNFELLKEVGAYDKPVLLKRGLSATIKEFLLSAEYIMSRGNQNVMLCERGIRTFETQYRNTLDLAAIPTLKELSHLPVIVDPSHATGKWDLVAPMSKAAVAAGADGLLIEVHSNPECALCDGEESIKPSKFKALMTDLRNIAKAVGREL; encoded by the coding sequence ATGATCATCGTGTTGAAACCTGAGGCTTCGGAAAGTGAAGTGGATCACATTATCGACCGACTGCGCGATCTGGGCTTGAAATCGCAGATCTCCACGGGCCAGGAACGCACCATCATCGGTGTCATCGGAGACGATCGCATCCTGCACAATCAGCCCTTGACGGCACTTCCTGGGGTTGAAAGCGTTCTGCCGATCCTTGCCCCCTGGAAGCTGGTCAGCCGTGAGTTTAAGAAGGAGGCGACGATCATCGATGTCGGAGGCGTCAAGATTGGAGCGAACAAGCTGGCCATCATGGCAGGACCCTGTGCGGTCGAACGGCTCGAACTCACCGTGGGGATTGCGCATGAAGTCAAGGCTGCAGGAGCCACGATTCTGCGGGGGGGAGCCTATAAACCCAGAACATCACCCTATTCCTTTCAGGGGTTGGGTCGTGAAGGGCTTGACTACTTGGTTGAAGCGAGGAAACAGACGGGATTACCCGTGGTCAGCGAAATTCTAGACACCCGGGATATCGAGCTCTTTCTCGAAAAAGCGGACATTATTCAAATCGGCGCACGGAACATGCAGAACTTCGAGCTCCTGAAGGAAGTCGGCGCCTATGATAAACCGGTCCTCCTGAAACGAGGCTTGTCCGCGACCATCAAGGAATTTCTCCTGTCGGCCGAGTACATCATGTCACGCGGAAACCAGAACGTGATGCTGTGTGAACGGGGGATTCGTACGTTCGAAACTCAATATCGCAACACGTTGGATCTCGCGGCCATTCCCACCTTGAAAGAGCTTTCGCATCTCCCGGTCATCGTTGATCCCAGTCATGCCACGGGTAAGTGGGATTTAGTCGCTCCGATGTCAAAGGCGGCGGTCGCCGCCGGCGCCGATGGCCTGCTCATCGAGGTTCATTCGAATCCGGAATGTGCGTTGTGTGACGGTGAGGAATCCATCAAACCCTCGAAGTTCAAGGCCTTGATGACCGATCTCAGAAATATCGCGAAAGCCGTGGGTCGAGAGCTGTAG